The segment GGGCTCGGGCATGGCGGTCTCCCCCGGAGGTAGGTCGGTCAGGGCTGGGCCGCGGTGAGCGCGACCAGCAGGGGCACGGTCCGGGCCGGCGGTACGGCGTACCGGCCGCGGCCCGTGGTGTGGAGCCAGCCCGTGGAGCTGAGCCGGCTGAGGTGGTGGTAGATCTGGCCGGAGGTGCCGAGGCCGTCCAGTTCGGCCAGTTCGGCGGCGGTACGGCGGCCCCCGAGGATCTCCCGGAGCAGCCGGAGCCGGACCGGGTGGCCGAGGGCGGCGAGCGCGTCGGACAGCGTCGTCCAGTCCCGGTCCAGCAGTTCGTCCGCGAGCACGCCGAACTGCCACTCGTACCGTTCGCCGGTCGGCAGCCGTACAGCACCGGTGAACAGCACCCCGCCGTCCTCCGCACCGAGGCCGGCGAGCTGCTCCTTGAGTCCGGCCAGGGCCCAGAAGGAAGCCCGGTCGCCGTCCTCCGCGGGGGCGTGGGGCGCGGGCTCGGTACGCCCCGCCTCCCGCTCCTCCAGTGCGGCCAGCCGGGACTCCAGCTCGGCGACCCGCTGCTCCAGATTCATAACACCGATCCTACGTAGTTACGGATTTACGTGCAAACGTATATGCGGACCCGGCACCACA is part of the Streptomyces qinzhouensis genome and harbors:
- a CDS encoding ArsR/SmtB family transcription factor, with product MNLEQRVAELESRLAALEEREAGRTEPAPHAPAEDGDRASFWALAGLKEQLAGLGAEDGGVLFTGAVRLPTGERYEWQFGVLADELLDRDWTTLSDALAALGHPVRLRLLREILGGRRTAAELAELDGLGTSGQIYHHLSRLSSTGWLHTTGRGRYAVPPARTVPLLVALTAAQP